gctccaaggttggtttacgcttttactcttctgcccttaagtcgtcatagcataaaaatggagatattccattttcccgattttcacaattatcttcaaaacttccgtatttatccgtggaaacttgacatttatccttccttgtggaccaaacgtaaaccgtgctgtggtttacgggcttttggttaagaaatcgcaggatgggcctcgagtcgtgttttaggtccctttgggccatcttccgactcgaagcgtttactacgatttctttcgacaaagaacgaactttccgcggtttctaatccgcgaagtttgattgatgatttagaatagcggaaaacatagactgagcttgctacggtcttcgggagatagcatttgaaggtttgacgaaaatgcatggactggtgtcgtaccGATgctcggaagagctcggtcgctacgcagcgaccaaactttggctcgaacccggtcgctacgtaacgaccgagcggaacgagcgctcggtcgctacgtagcgaccgatggAAACggacgctcagtcgctacgtagcgaccgagcgcttgtTGCGCCCTTCGATGTTCTCCCATTGCCGGCATGTCCATACCAACATCCCATAATATTGGTGGCGCATCCCCTTGACCAACAGGTCCAACGACTTCGGTACCAAGCCCGGTTACACCTTcaaccaaaaaattatatattgtcAATTAATTTCAGATAACCTGCTAAACATACAGACTTACATTACACTTAAAGCATTAACGGGCTAACTATGATACATAGATCCTTTTACTCACCAGGGGTCGCATTTCCTTGACCAACAGGTCCAACGCCTTCATTACCAAGCCCGGTTACACCTTCACCATCGGTGGGAGAGTTTCTCTTGCGATTGGCTCGGTCTCCATTGGATTATCCACCGCCACCGCCATTGGATTTCCTACTCCCCcctttttttacgaaagaaaacggttgaaccgatactttgaagggttgtgtacgtttcttcttctgatgtttggaatgatcgataattcgggacgatttatagacgatGCTTGGACTGTGATTAGGTTGTTTCCAatttgacgacttgggatatgtcggttctgagaaaattgccagaaatgaatcggttttaagatgacgttcatgtctctaactttttctctctttaggaagcgagcttgatatgcgtggcgatcgtttctcgactttcggagagtttagatcggtttgcaagatctggatgaacaattattAAACGAtctatcgagacaggaaaaatcgcttaaaacttagttcgctagactatccacctaggttttacgttccctaaagttctatggcagcctcaaagtaatttccaacgaaaattccaagtctgatttcaaaaatttcaagtcggaaataccttagttctctcgaagatgcagttttgtttctcctcagttttgcttgctcatttccctttcctcttctcgtgtatgttcgtcatttccgatattggtgtttatcctttgaaacttgacatttattttccgaacttgactgttatcttctccttagatacgacgtcaaaaaaggttcaacgtaattgtatagttaaggcggctaaggtgttaagttaaccgttgccgttttatacgattaatctgaatccatgcgagaaaacagGTCTTTGCggtctttttatttatatcataaagtctcaatggtaacttcaatcgaggcgaaacaagagacctttcgatcgagattcgaaagtgaacgcaaagatggaggtagggcGAGTAGGAACAAACCAAGGAGTTTAAGATgagttttacttgtttttgtcgtaaaatctcaacggaaactccgactgagacgaaacgaaaagcgtttcgatgaggattcaaaggagaacgcaaaggaggacccctttgaggcctgacaggtcgctatagcgagtgaggatgtcatctcggtcgctatagcgagtggaagggagccAAGACGAGTccaacttgttttcgtcgtaaattctcgacggaaactccgattgagacaaaacgaaaagcgtttcgatgaggattcaaaggagaacgtaaaggaggacccctttgaggcctgacggGTCGCTATAGtgagtgaggatgtcatctcggtcgctatagcgagtgaaaGAGTGCCGAGACGAGTccaacttgttttcgtcgtaaattctcgacggaaactccgattgagacgaaacgaaaagcgtttcgatgaggattcaaaggagaacgtaaaggaggacccctttgaggcctgacgggttgctatagcgagtgaggatgtcatctcggtcgctatagcgagtgaaaGGGAGCCGAGatgagtcccacttgttttcgtcgtaaaatctcaacggaaactccgattgagacgaaaggaaaagcgtttcgatgaggattcaaaggagaacgtaaagaaggacccctttgaggcctgacggGTGGCTATAGCGtgtgaggatgtcatctcggtcgctatagcaAGTGAAAGGGAGCCGAGATGAGTccaacttgttttcgtcgtaaattctcgacggaaactccgattgagacgaaacgaaaagcgtttcgatgaggattcaaagcAGAACGTAAAGGAGGACCCCTCTGAGGCTTTacaggtcgctatagcgagtgaggatgtcatctcggtcgctatagcgagtgaaagggagccgagacgagtccaacttgttttcgtcgtaaattctcgacggaaactccgattgagacgaaacgaaaagcgtttcgatgaggattcaaaggagaacgcaaaggaggacccctttgaggcctgacgggtcgctatagcgagtgaggatgtcatctcggtcgctatagcgagtaaaagggagccgagacgagtccaaCTTGTTTTCGTCTTAAATTTTCGGCGAAAACttcgattgagacgaaacgaaaagcgtttcgatgaggattcaaggGAGAACGTAAATGAGGACCCCTCTGAGGctttacaggtcgctacgtagctagtggagagttggcttgagctcggtcgctacgtagctagtggagagttggcttgagctcggtcgctacgtagcgaccgagcggtgtgcgtgttcggtcgctacgtagcgaccgagcagtgtgtgtgctcggtcgctacgtagcgaccgagcagtgtgcgtgctcggtcgctacgtagcgaccgagcagtgtgcgtgctcggtcgctacgtagcgaccgagcagtatgcgtgctcggtcgctacgtaacgaccgagccgtgtgcgtgctcggtcgctacgtagcgaccgagcagtgtgtgcatgctcggtcgctacgtagcgaccgagcagtgtgcgtgctcggtcgctacgtagcgaccgagcagcgtgtgcgtgctcggtcgctacgtagcgaccgagcagcgtgtgcgtgctcggtcgctacgtagcgaccgagcagtgtgtgtgctcggtcgctagcgaccgagccgtgtgcgtgctcggtcgctacgtagcgaccgagtagtgtgtatgctcggtcgctacgtagcgaccgagtagtgtgtatgctcggtcgctacgtagcgactgagccgtgtgcgtgctcggtcactacgtagcgaccgagcagtgtgtgtgctcggtcgctacatagcgactgagctgtgtaatcgttttgttgtgtttccttattccgcgattaacgtaggggtttttcagctttttttttgggagaacaagttttatccttccgaaaggttttcggaaaacgtgttttggtaaaacccttacgcatcgagatttcttttgttcggtaatgagccaaacttacggagttttgataagatttatcgtttcccttcgtgtttacagggagaaatcgcgagcttgttttagtgctcttcctgtggcggaaggtagcgactaagttttcgattttgttgaaaactacgtcgtttgcgtaagcgttggccataggagcagtcagtgctgcgagtttgtctttcatatatccagacatcgtttcgatcaagcgttttgtggccatgagtaagagtaatctgttacccccccctccttctagcgccaaactgtgggaatcgaaattcgcactgtcgatttccgtttaaataaggaaactaggaaaaccctaatttcccagaggtcccggatctctgcgagagccaacgacaagtgaccgaatatatgcggaaGTCATGAAAAgttaacaaacgagtttagagaaaacagtagatcttatttcgagtccgcgtaagagcgttgcgatcattacaagagatcataaaagctttggccgcaaaggctgtcagcgagttacttagttctagcggcctaaaagctcaaacctagttgagtcgcagctcgataacaaaagacgaaaaagttacataaaaggtttttgattgatttcggactgaaccttgttaaaggctgcctacgtacccctttcgaggatcaagccgaacgcagttcaattgatagagctggacaagagaccgaactgcctgggcgagttcgtctagtaattgagtgccagtcatagaaacctaacttgtcgagaataaagcctaaagttcctaagtgcagagaattctgaATCTAAAAAGCTCTCCTTCATGCTTCTCgactaggactccttatatactagctccaaggttggtttacgcttttactcttctgcccttaagtcgtcatagcataaaaatggagatattccattttcccgattttcacaattatcttcaaaacttccgtatttatccgtggaaacttgacatttatccttccttgtggaccaaacgtaaaccgtgctgtggtttacgggcttttggttaagaaatcgcaggatgggcctcgagtcgtgttttaggtccctttgggccatcttccgactcgaagcgtttactacgatttctttcgacaaagaacgaactttccgcggtttctaatccgcaaagtttgatcgatgatttagaatagcggaaaacatagactgagcttgctacggtcttcgggagatagcatttgaaggtttgacgagaatgcatggactggtgtcgtaccGATgctcggaagagctcggtcgctatgcagcgaccaaactttggctcgaacccggtcgctacataacgaccgagcggaactagtgctcggtctctacgtagcgaccgagcgaaacagacgctcagtcgctacgtagcgaccgagcgctcgttgCGCCCTTCGATGTTCTCCCATTGCCGGCTTGTCCATACCAACATCCCATAATATTGGTGGCGCATCCCCTTGACCAACAGGTCCAACGACTTCGGTACCAAGCCCGGTTACACCTTcaaccaaaaaattatatattgtcAATTAATTTCAGATAACCTGCTAAACATACAGACTTACATTACACTTAAAGCATTAACGGGCTAACTATGATACATAGATCCTTTTACTCACCAGGGGTCGCATTTCCTTGACCAACAGGTCCAACGCCTTCATTACCAAGCCCGGTTACACCTTCAactaaaaaattagaaattgtcAATGAAGATCAGATAACCGGCTAATCTTAAAGCCTTACAttacaataaaaattattaacgtGCTAACTAATATACATAGATCCACCACTCACCAGGTGTCGCATTTCCTTGAGCTCCTTCATCCATTTCAGTATCATCGTCGTCAAGTTTGATGATCTCTCTAACTGGTTGTGTGCCTCCGTGTTGGTTAGCCAGAAAATTGTCTGCGAAAGCCATCTCCAACGAAACTCGGTGGAAGAGCCGCAAGCTGTCTTGTGGAAATAAAGCATCCATGACCCGCTCGGTCTGTGCTGCACGATTTCCAAAGACTAAACCTGTTGCattgtaaaacaaatattatacatTCATCAAAATTTATTAGCAAGTCACTTGATATTATTCTCTCTAGGCTTTAGAAATTTACTTTCGTAAACGGCTCTCGAGTTCTCGTTTGCGGTGTGATCAAGGACATACGTTGTATTGCCTAAAAATTAGTACGGTAGTGAAACTCGTATTCAGCAATGTCTTTTGGACCCATCGTTATGAGCATAGGAAGCTCACTTATCCAGGTTCTCCCATGGAGAAGCCAAGACAACACAGCTGTGCTCGAGATCGTCATCGGCGGTGCCCGGTTACCTTGGGGGCCGAGCATCCAATTAGGAAGTCGGTGAGAAATGACAAGAGGTGTATACTGGCTGAGACCGTAGCGCTGTCTTATTATCTGGTCAATCGTATCGTAGCTCACAGTTTCGTAGACGACCACCCTATAGCCTATGTCTTCTGGATGGGTTATGAACTCCCACTCTTCTTCCATTGTCCTCGCCAAAATCGTACAGAGCGAACCATCTGAGATTGAAACACACAATCTACTTACAAACAAGAAATTGCATGCATCTATATTTTAACACAAGATATGTTATCAATCTACAAAGAATAAATTGCATGCATCGACATATCTACAAAGAATTAATTGCATGCATCGATATATCTACAAAGAATAAATGCATGCATAACTTTTTTATACAGAAGATATGTTATCAATTGCAAACAATTAGCgggttttttttatgaatgatcAATGATGTCTGTAAAAGTTAATTTTAGCATGTACGGATGAAACTAGAGCAAGAAaagaatgaaaacaaattaatgCTGACAGAAGAACATGGTGATGATTAGATAGTAAATGCAGGACTAACGGCTTAAACATGAACGAAACAAAATAAATGCAGATATAATGGACTTCTTTTATATATACGATGACAACAAATTAAATACCGACATCAACGACAATccaaaacaaaaggaaacaaatttATTGCAGGTGAGAAGGTGATTCTACAGTAATTGCATCACACACACCGAAGAAAACAAATTTAGTGCAGGTGAGAAGAACATTCTAACAACAGAGAGAAGAACATTTCTTTTGTGTCAGGAATAATCACCTTGATTTATTTCCTCAAGTGTGAGGAGAAGCTCATCGTTGAGCTCCCTTTTATACACAAACCTCGAGTACATGTTTTAGAAACCCTCCCCCAGAAAAACTTTTCGCATGCAACCCAATATCTTTTCTTCTGATCTTCCTGGCCATGCAGCCGCTGTGTCAGGTTTTCCTATGTTTCTACTGGTTCGTGATGCTCAAACAAACACACGTAAAAGAGGTAGGAAAAAAGGCAATCATTACTAACCCCCAATTAAAAGTTTAACCATTTTAGCTTGCTACCTAAATACAGCCTACCCTAAATCGCGAACACAAAACGTCATGAGGTTAGTTTGGTAATTGCTACATCACCCGGATTGAATCTGATCCCcacacataattattttgtgtaGTTACCTAATTATGTACTTCTTATCAGATATTGAACCATTCATGATTTAAAGCGTTCAACATACTTTCAATGTTctgttttttaattatgtaaaaacTAGTTTATACTCATTGACAAAGAATCGGCCTGTATTTGTATATATCCTCTAAtcgaaatttaatttaatacaaTCATTTCACCAAGAAAGGATAATGTACCGAGTGATGTAGGAGCAAATCATCCCGACTGATGTAGTCTCGGTGACGAGTGATGGAGGAGCAAtgtatgatttataaattaattgagaaaacaaaaaatctgaaaactTTTTTAAGGATTACGaaaattagaaaagaaaatgaaacaaaaaacacaaaatagtgACCAATGGATATGAATACCTAAGTCAAGATTAGTAAATCTATACTTAACTTTCcaagaaaattctattttaagtCTCTAAATTTTGGGCAATCTGAAATCTAATATAAAACCTGAGGTAGAAGaagcataaaaataaataaataaagaaacaaaacaagaaaaaacggAAAGTCTGCAATTTCTTttcgtttttttgttgttgttaaaaataaatttataaaaaagggaaaatattctttttttttctgtgatcaCTTCTTATATAAAgagtttctatttttattacaaaaagaaGCTTTTGAAAATATGGGTAGTCCTGGGGATAAAGCAAGAAGAAATGTTGTGATTAGGGCTATATTGTTGGGTCTCATAAGCATTGTATGTGTGAATGGTACTATCATTAATTACAAGGAAGCCTTAACCAAATCCCTAATCTTCTTGGAGGCTCAAAGATCAGGCAAACTTCCTCCTAACAATAGGGTTCCGTGGAGAGGTGATTCTGCTCTTGATGATGGCAAACTCGCAAATGTAAGTTTTTGTGCTATATTTATTAGATTCACTACCAACATAATCTAATAATATGAGTGTATCTGTATAGGTAGATTTGGCGGGAGGGTACTATGACGCAGGAGACAATGTGAAATATGGTCTTCCAATGGCGTTCACGATAACAACGCTGGCTTGGTCCACCATTAACTATGAAAAAGAACTCCATGCCGCTGGAGAGCTCGAAAACACTCGTGCAGCAATCCGTTGGGGAACGGATTATTTACTCAAATGTGCTTCTCGCGAGAACCGCCTCTATGTTCAGGTCCGAACCAAATATGTTTTTAAGAAACATGTAGACATTttaaacctatttttctaaatatGATTCTAAGATATACCAAATTTTACGTCTGGAATGGAAAGACTCCATTGTTTCATCAATTTGCATCATGCAAGAAAGATGAAAGTggaagtttttcaaaaaaaaaaaacaaagatgaaAGTGCTCATTTCCTAGTTATAATATGGCTATGCGCCTATGAATATATGATCATATAGGTTGGTGATCCAAACGCGGATCACAAGTGTTGGGCGAGGCCTGAGAACATGCAAACGCCAAGGACGGTGTTGGAGATAAGTGATAAAGATCCTGGCACAGAAATCGCGGCCGAAACTGCCGCTGCACTGGCTGCTTCCTCCATCGTTTTCCGCCACATAGACCACATGTACTCCCGCCAGCTCCTCAACAAAGCCAAATTGGTATGCTtatcaatatatacatattttcacacatacacattaataaataaactaaagaTAGATAAATATTTCAATATGTAGCTCTTCAAGCTAGCCAAGAGCCACAAGGGTACATACGATGGAGCATGCCCTTTCTACTGTTCTAACTCTGGTTACAACGTAAATCTCAAAACAATAACTTCCAAAGCATTTTCTCTTCCAAATATCAATTTTCTCCctgtttttaatatgtttttgttcACACTGTAACTGATATCAATTTTGACACAAATCTGAAGGACGAGTTACTATGGGCGGCAACATGGTTATACAAAGCAACAAGGATTGAGGTGTACCTTAGCTATCTCAAATTTGAAGCCATAAGTGCTTACGTCGCTGAGTTTAGCTGGGATCTAAAATACGCCGGTGCGCAGATCCTGATTCTTGAGGTAATACATGGCTACAATTAAAGTTTGTTTTGGTGAAACAAGTTCATGCATAAATATGggtatttatgtatatatatgcagatGATATTCGAAGGCGCAAAAGGACTTGATCTATACAAACAACAAGCTGATAGTTTCATCTGCTCAAATATCCCGGAGAGTCAGTACCACCAAGTGTTCACTACCCCAGGTACTGCCTACATATATTAACATACATTataaacatatttatgttttgattCACAGCGTGATCTTATTGATTAATAATAGGTGGTCTGATTCACTTAAGGGATGGAGCGAACACTCAATATGTCACGGCGACAGCCTTCTTGTTCTCGGCCTACGCCGATATTCTCCAGAAACACAACCAAAAGATCACTTGCGGAAGCAAACAATTTGATTCAACAAATCTCATGGCCTTCGCGAAAAAacaagtaatatttttttcttttaaatatgcTTTACTCTttcgtttgtttttttatttccttaCAAGTAAACAATAATACTTTGTACAAAGATTTATACGTTTGACCACTATACGGGCACACCTATTTGGGAACTGGaagtttcaaatgtttttttcactTATGAAGTGAttcgtaatatatatatatatatatatactacaaCGTAGCTGCAAGGAAATGCTTGTAGTTCGCACGAAACAATAGAAAATGGCCTGAATTTCTTTATGCCTTTGCACGTTTCAGATTGACTACATATTAGGGCATAACCCAAAAGGAAGATCGTACATGGTTGGATTCGGACCAAACCCGCCAATGCAAGCCCACCACAGAGGAGCCTCGGTTCCAGTGGCTGAAGGCAACGAGCCATTAAGCTGCCCAATGAGCTTTGTGAAATGGTTCAACAAGAACCAGCCTAATGCTAACGAGTTGACAGGAGCCATCGTGGGAGGACCCGACCGTCAAGATAATTTCCAAGATTTCCGGTGGACCTCTGCTTACACGGAGCCTTGCACTTACATCAACTCTATCGCCGTGGGTGTTCTCGCTAAGCTTGCCGCCACGGCTTAGAATCATATATACCACATTTCATAACAAGTATTATTCTAGGGTTTCCTTTGACTAATATATTTGCATACGCGTGTGGCTATTTATTGTGAATctattttcattctttttacCTTTGTAGGTAGATTTCTGGAAATATGGTTTcccgaaaatataaaattgtcaTGGGTATAATAATAAGCCCTAAtgttaaaacaataattaagtGAAATTAATGAATAGCCGGAATGGTAAATTCCTACCATttcatgaatatttttttgaactttattttgttttgtatgaaACAACGTTCTACTGTTAATTTCAATGTAATTTCTATGGAAATTTCAATTTAAGTAAACAGATGATCGTTGCCAGGTGTGTGGTGGAGGTGAATCTGTCGACCAAGTATTATTTGTTGGTTATATAATTTAGTAATTTGGAAGATAAGAACTACAAATTCCATCGTCGTTGTGCTCTTGATCTACAAATTCCATCATAGGTATTGAATCTATTCATCTGTGTCTCGTGCTCTTAATCTGTCACAAGCCACCATGCAACTAGCAAGTCACGGTTCACAATTCACAATGGGAAGCgagtatatatagaaaaatacttCACATGATCATTAATTTATCTTTTAACCTTATAAATA
This genomic interval from Brassica napus cultivar Da-Ae chromosome A6, Da-Ae, whole genome shotgun sequence contains the following:
- the LOC106359979 gene encoding endoglucanase 16-like, whose translation is MGSPGDKARRNVVIRAILLGLISIVCVNGTIINYKEALTKSLIFLEAQRSGKLPPNNRVPWRGDSALDDGKLANVDLAGGYYDAGDNVKYGLPMAFTITTLAWSTINYEKELHAAGELENTRAAIRWGTDYLLKCASRENRLYVQVGDPNADHKCWARPENMQTPRTVLEISDKDPGTEIAAETAAALAASSIVFRHIDHMYSRQLLNKAKLLFKLAKSHKGTYDGACPFYCSNSGYNDELLWAATWLYKATRIEVYLSYLKFEAISAYVAEFSWDLKYAGAQILILEMIFEGAKGLDLYKQQADSFICSNIPESQYHQVFTTPGGLIHLRDGANTQYVTATAFLFSAYADILQKHNQKITCGSKQFDSTNLMAFAKKQIDYILGHNPKGRSYMVGFGPNPPMQAHHRGASVPVAEGNEPLSCPMSFVKWFNKNQPNANELTGAIVGGPDRQDNFQDFRWTSAYTEPCTYINSIAVGVLAKLAATA